Proteins encoded by one window of Haematobia irritans isolate KBUSLIRL chromosome 2, ASM5000362v1, whole genome shotgun sequence:
- the Gr28a gene encoding gustatory receptor 28a, translating into MGFKLWERFTQADNIFQSLRPLTYISIIGLAPFHLKSQNEVRTSALSFVAGILHFLFYVLCFFMSRWEDGSIIGYFFQTNITKLGDATLSLTGVIAMLTIFGFAILKRSRLINIIQNNLVVDEIFVRLGTKLNYRKILWYSFVISFGMLLFNVIYLCVSYMLLRSAHITPSFVVFTTFALPHINISIMVFKFLCTTHLAKSRFHMLNEILQDILDSHIEDSNAVELSPLHSVVRINRSVPRRRPATIVKPSNQQRYSVASIIRQNPELALKQVTNIHNVLCDICNTIEEYFSYPLLAIIAISFLFILFDDFYILEVMLNPNCVEKFEADEFFAFFFAQMLWYVIIIILIVEGSSNTIKESGKCAAFVHKILNITEDPDIRDRLLRLSLQLQHRRVRFTAAELFNLDRTLIFTITGAATCYLIILVQFRTTHHDPNFNVTNCVS; encoded by the exons ATGGGGTTTAAACTCTGGGAACGTTTTACCCAAGCCGATAATATTTTTCAATCGCTAAGACCTTTAACTTATATCTCAATCATAGGATTAGCTCCATTCCATTTGAAATCACAAAATGAAGTTCGCACCTCGGCTCTATCATTCGTTGCGGGCATATTGCATTTCCTATTctatgttttgtgttttttcatGTCACGTTGGGAGGATGGTTCCATTATTGGatacttttttcaaacaaatATAACCAAATTGGGGGATGCAACTCTCTCGTTGACCGGTGTTATTGCTATGCTGACTATATTTGGATTTGCCATATTGAAAAGGAGTCGCCTGATAAATATCATCCAAAATAATCTGGTCGTTGATGAGATATTTGTTCGGCTTGGTACCAAATTGAATTATCGCAAAATTCTATGGTACTCTTTTGTCATATCGTTTGGAATGTTACTATTTAACGTCATCTACTTGTGTGTGAGCTATATGCTTCTAAGATCGGCCCATATAACACCATCGTTTGTTGTCTTTACAACGTTTGCTCTACCCCATATTAACATCAGCATAATGGTCTTCAAATTTCTGTGTACCACCCATCTGGCCAAGAGTCGTTTCCACATGTTAAATGAG ATACTTCAAGATATACTCGATTCTCATATAGAAGATAGTAATGCAGTGGAATTATCACCCCTACACTCGGTGGTTCGTATTAATCGCAGTGTACCAAGAAGACGTCCTGCTACCATAGTGAAGCCGAGTAATCAACAACGTTACAGTGTAGCCTCAATAATACGGCAAAATCCCGAATTGGCCTTGAAACAAGTTACCAATATACACAATGTGTTGTGCGATATATGCAATACTATTGAGGAATATTTTAGCTATCCTTTGCTTGCCATCATAGCCATATCATTCCTTTTTATACTTTTCGATGATTTCTACATACTGGAAGTGATGTTAAATCCAAATTGTGTGGAGAAATTTGAAGCCGATGAATTTTTTGCATTCTTCTTTGCCCAAATGTTATGGTATGTCATTATCATTATCCTGATTGTAGAGGGTAGTAGTAATACCATTAAGGAGAGTGGAAAATGTGCTGCctttgttcataaaattttaaatataaccgAAGATCCGGATATTAGAGATCGTCTATTGCGTTTGTCATTACAATTGCAACACCGCCGGGTACGATTCACTGCAGCCGAATTGTTCAATCTGGATCGTACATTAATATTTACG ATAACTGGAGCTGCTACATGCTATCTTATAATATTGGTTCAATTTCGTACAACCCATCATGATCCGAATTTCAATGTTACGAATTGTGTATCTTAA